In Triticum aestivum cultivar Chinese Spring chromosome 5B, IWGSC CS RefSeq v2.1, whole genome shotgun sequence, the following proteins share a genomic window:
- the LOC123117653 gene encoding uncharacterized protein has product MASTEELPSFRTPGAVPFKWELQPGIPKQPARHVAAATTAASSLPPLQLPPRLALPPGAAARAASSGGARWTCPASTSARWTFAGVSSAALLSPPSTATAATTAPRHRRSMSARFATSLTLPFTRPRRRDRSREDADVAFAALYGDSIVQ; this is encoded by the coding sequence ATGGCGTCCACGGAGGAGCTGCCGTCGTTCAGGACGCCGGGCGCCGTGCCCTTCAAGTGGGAGCTCCAGCCGGGCATCCCGAAGCAGCCGGCACGCCATGTAGCCGCCGCTACGACGGCGGCCTCGTCGTTGCCACCGCTGCAGCTCCCTCCGAGGCTCGCGCTGCCCCCCGGCGCCGCTGCACGCGCTGCGTCCAGCGGTGGCGCGCGGTGGACCTGCCCCGCCTCGACGTCGGCGCGGTGGACCTTCGCGGGCGTGTCGTCGGCAGCGCTGCTGTCGCCGCCGTCGACGGCGACTGCGGCTACGACGGCCCCGCGGCACCGGCGGTCCATGTCCGCGCGGTTCGCGACGTCGCTGACGCTGCCGTTcacgcggccgcggcggcgggacCGGTCCAGGGAGGACGCCGACGTCGCGTTCGCCGCCCTCTACGGCGACAGCATCGTGCAGTAG
- the LOC123117655 gene encoding uncharacterized protein: MEARTSSPAADVGSLPPDDLLREIFMRLPPEPIYLFSASFVCKHWRSLVHEARFLRRFRDFHGGTPPVLGFFNQKGPPFFVPTSGGFTLSMATMSRDDWWALDCRHGRTLIESCRTRTLLVWDLVTGDKQHLPLPEQSCSHYNGAVLCAAGHTDHHDCHSCLFLVVSVFSDDNDFITSACVFSSETGVWGEITSIVIPDALVLPKPMALVGNKIYSLLDNNSIIEFVLDKHTLGLVEEVPCTYDQILIMPTEDGCLGLAGVERFNFNLNLWSKVASTDGVVTWTHLRVIELEKILAPEAVSVCMAGGIGAHAVGCAVDADVIFIDVYPSIYMIHLKAMKIEEVSKERIGRQYVFPYTSFYAPGIAIGGTNDQVALLNNS, encoded by the exons ATGGAGGCAcggacgagctcgccggcggccgaTGTCGGGTCGCTTCCCCCGGACGATCTCCTCCGGGAGATATTCATGCGCCTCCCGCCAGAGCCGATCTACCTCTTCAGCGCCTCCTTCGTCTGCAAGCACTGGCGCAGCCTTGTCCATGAGGCCCGCTTCCTCCGTCGCTTCCGTGATTTCCACGGCGGCACGCCTCCCGTGCTCGGCTTCTTCAACCAGAAAGGGCCTCCCTTCTTCGTCCCCACCTCCGGCGGCTTCACGCTCTCCATGGCCACCATGTCTCGGGATGATTGGTGGGCCCTCGACTGCCGCCACGGCCGCACCCTCATTGAGAGCTGCCGCACCAGGACGCTGCTCGTCTGGGACCTCGTGACCGGCGACAAGCAGCACCTGCCGCTCCCCGAGCAGTCCTGTTCTCACTACAATGGCGCGGTTCTGTGCGCGGCTGGCCACACCGACCACCACGACTGCCATTCTTGCCTGTTTCTCGTGGTGTCCGTGTTCAGTGACGACAACGATTTCATCACCTCCGCATGCGTCTTCTCGTCTGAGACCGGTGTCTGGGGTGAGATCACTTCGATTGTTATACCAGATGCATTAGTTCTGCCAAAGCCCATGGCTCTGGTCGGAAACAAAATATACTCCCTGCTGGATAACAATAGCATCATTGAGTTCGTTTTGGATAAGCATACCTTGGGTTTAGTTGAGGAGGTGCCATGTACCTATGATCAGATTCTCATCATGCCGACAGAGGATGGATGCCTTGGTTTAGCTGGAGTGGAACGATTCAATTTCAATCTTAATCTGTGGTCAAAGGTGGCGAGCACTGACGGGGTGGTGACATGGACACATCTAAGGGTCATTGAGCTCGAAAAAATTCTTGCACCTGAAGCAGTGTCGGTGTGTATGGCTGGAGGTATTGGAGCGCATGCAGTTGGCTGTGCGGTAGATGCGGATGTGATCTTCATCGATGTGTATCCTAGCATCTACATGATCCATCTCAAGGCCATGAAGATCGAGGAGGTGTCGAAAGAACGGATCGGCAGACAATATGTTTTTCCTTACACAAGTTTCTACGCTCCAG GAATTGCCATTGGTGGTACAAATGATCAAGTTGCACTGCTGAACAACAGTTGA
- the LOC123117654 gene encoding uncharacterized protein — protein sequence MEARMSSPAADAAPLPPDDLLREIFLRLPPEPIYLFGASFVCKHWRGLVHEARFLRRFCDFHGGTPPVLGFFNQKGPPFFVPTSGGFTLSTATMSRDDWWALDCRHGRALIESCRTGTLLVWDLMTGDKQHLPLPEQSCSHYNGAVLCTAGHADHHDCHSCPFLVVFVFSDDNDFITSACVFSSETGVWGEITSIVIPDALVLPKPMALVGNKIYFLLDNNSIIEFVLDNHTLGLVEEVPCTYDQILIMPTEDGCLGLAGVERFNFNLNLWSKVASTDGVVTWTHLRVIQLEKILAPEAVSVCMAGGIGAHAVGCAVDADVIFIDVYPSIYMIHLKSMKIEEVSKERIGRQYVFPYTSFYAPGIAIGGTNDQVELLNNS from the exons ATGGAGGCACGGATGAGCTCGCCGGCGGCCGATGCCGCGCCGCTTCCCCCGGACGATCTCCTCCGGGAGATATTCCTGCGCCTCCCGCCAGAGCCGATCTACCTCTTCGGCGCCTCCTTCGTCTGCAAGCACTGGCGCGGCCTTGTCCATGAGGCCCGCTTCCTTCGTCGCTTCTGTGATTTCCACGGCGGCACGCCTCCCGTGCTCGGCTTCTTCAACCAGAAAGGGCCTCCCTTCTTCGTCCCCACCTCCGGCGGCTTCACGCTCTCCACGGCCACCATGTCTCGAGATGATTGGTGGGCCCTCGACTGCCGCCACGGCCGCGCCCTCATTGAGAGCTGCCGCACCGGGACGCTGCTCGTCTGGGACCTCATGACCGGCGACAAGCAGCACCTGCCGCTCCCCGAGCAGTCCTGTTCTCACTACAATGGTGCGGTTCTGTGCACGGCTGGCCACGCCGACCACCACGACTGCCATTCTTGCCCGTTTCTCGTGGTGTTCGTGTTCAGTGACGACAACGATTTCATCACCTCCGCATGCGTCTTCTCGTCTGAGACCGGTGTCTGGGGTGAGATCACTTCGATTGTTATACCAGATGCATTAGTTCTGCCAAAGCCCATGGCTCTGGTCGGAAACAAAATCTACTTCCTGTTGGATAACAATAGCATCATTGAGTTCGTTTTGGATAATCATACCTTGGGTTTAGTTGAGGAGGTGCCATGTACCTATGATCAGATTCTCATCATGCCGACAGAGGATGGATGCCTTGGTTTAGCTGGAGTGGAACGATTCAATTTCAATCTTAATCTGTGGTCAAAGGTGGCGAGCACTGACGGGGTGGTGACATGGACACATCTAAGGGTCATTCAACTCGAAAAAATTCTTGCGCCTGAAGCAGTGTCAGTGTGTATGGCTGGAGGTATTGGAGCGCATGCAGTTGGCTGTGCGGTAGATGCGGATGTGATCTTCATCGATGTGTATCCTAGCATCTACATGATCCATCTCAAGTCCATGAAGATCGAGGAGGTGTCGAAAGAACGAATCGGCAGACAATATGTGTTTCCTTACACAAGTTTCTACGCTCCAG GAATTGCCATTGGTGGTACAAATGATCAAGTTGAACTGCTGAACAACAGTTGA